In the Corynebacterium suedekumii genome, one interval contains:
- a CDS encoding GNAT family acetyltransferase has translation MRIIDLPADRHDEVVELWRVSNLLAPWNDPYADIRMAMDNPTSTVLVGLDGNDIIASAMVGYEGHRGWVFYVAVDPGRRGRGLGEEIMDAAFDWLENLGAVKMQLLIRQGNEGVQAFYERIGFRVEPVIMMSKRIRPPANEL, from the coding sequence ATGAGAATCATCGATCTCCCCGCGGACCGGCACGACGAGGTCGTTGAACTGTGGCGGGTATCCAACCTCCTGGCCCCGTGGAACGACCCGTACGCCGACATCCGCATGGCGATGGACAACCCCACCTCCACGGTCCTGGTCGGCCTTGACGGTAACGACATCATCGCCTCCGCGATGGTGGGGTATGAGGGGCACCGCGGCTGGGTGTTCTACGTCGCGGTCGACCCGGGTCGGCGGGGCCGTGGCCTGGGCGAGGAGATCATGGACGCCGCGTTCGACTGGCTGGAGAACCTGGGCGCGGTGAAGATGCAGCTGCTCATCCGCCAGGGGAATGAGGGCGTGCAGGCCTTCTACGAGCGGATCGGGTTCCGGGTGGAGCCGGTGATCATGATGTCGAAACGGATCAGGCCGCCGGCGAACGAGCTCTGA
- a CDS encoding DEAD/DEAH box helicase: protein MSNTDNATGGVNEPDDLSTSENQENPQGDAAQAASTPVEPLTIEDIVDPEAPVQEQNTGDADTSETTGSETDVPDTKDNTDNHASEDASTEKADGNGFAALGLPDNVLAAVKKVGYETPSAIQAQTIPVLMEGNDVVGLAQTGTGKTAAFALPILARIDLEDRSPQALVLAPTRELALQVADSFQSFADHLGKISVLPIYGGQAYGIQLSGLRRGAQIIVGTPGRVIDHLAKGSLDISRLRFLVLDEADEMLNMGFQEDVERILEDTPDEKQVALFSATMPNGIRKISKQYLNDPQEISVKSETRTNTNITQRFLNVAHRNKLDAITRILEVTEFEAMIVFVRTKHETEEIAEKLRARGFSAAAINGDIAQNQRERTVDQLKDGRLDILVATDVAARGLDVERISHVFNFDIPNDTESYVHRIGRTGRAGRTGEAILFVTPRERRMLRAIERATNAPLTEMELPSVDDVNEARKAKFMDSITEALESKQIDLFRGMIKSYAEEHDVPVEDVAAALASQAQAGNDFLMKEPPPERRRERNDRDRGDRGDRGGRFDRDDRGPRGGGSRFDRDGDFATYRLAVGKRQNVRPGAIVGALANEGGLTSKDFGRITIAVDHTLVELPKDMDKSVLDRLSDTRISGQLINIEPDAGGRPPRRFERDDRGGRGGFRGGRDRDDRGGRGGFRGRDDRGDRGGYRGRDRDDRGDRGGFRGRDRDDRGGRGGWRD from the coding sequence ATGAGCAACACCGATAACGCCACCGGCGGCGTGAATGAGCCGGATGACCTAAGCACGTCGGAAAATCAGGAAAACCCGCAAGGTGATGCAGCGCAGGCTGCTTCCACTCCTGTGGAACCGCTGACCATCGAGGACATTGTTGATCCCGAGGCACCGGTCCAGGAGCAGAACACCGGGGACGCGGATACTTCTGAGACCACCGGCTCCGAGACGGATGTCCCGGACACTAAAGACAACACTGACAACCACGCCTCAGAAGACGCGTCCACCGAGAAGGCGGACGGCAACGGTTTCGCCGCCCTCGGCCTGCCGGACAACGTCCTCGCAGCGGTGAAGAAGGTGGGTTACGAGACCCCCTCCGCGATCCAGGCACAGACCATCCCGGTCCTGATGGAGGGTAACGACGTCGTCGGCCTCGCCCAGACCGGTACCGGCAAGACCGCAGCCTTCGCGCTGCCGATTCTCGCCCGCATCGACCTCGAGGACCGCTCCCCGCAGGCGCTGGTTCTCGCGCCGACCCGTGAGCTCGCGCTCCAGGTCGCCGACTCCTTCCAATCCTTCGCGGACCACCTGGGCAAGATCAGCGTCCTGCCGATCTACGGCGGACAGGCCTACGGCATCCAGCTGTCCGGCCTGCGCCGCGGCGCCCAGATCATCGTGGGCACCCCGGGTCGTGTCATCGACCACCTGGCCAAGGGCTCCCTCGACATCTCCCGTCTGCGTTTCCTCGTCCTCGACGAGGCCGACGAGATGCTCAACATGGGCTTCCAGGAGGATGTCGAGCGCATCCTCGAGGACACCCCGGACGAGAAGCAGGTCGCCCTGTTCTCGGCGACGATGCCCAACGGCATCCGCAAGATCTCCAAGCAGTACCTCAACGACCCGCAGGAGATCTCGGTCAAGTCCGAGACCCGCACCAACACCAACATCACGCAGCGCTTCCTCAACGTCGCGCACCGCAACAAGCTCGACGCCATCACCCGCATCCTCGAGGTCACCGAGTTCGAGGCCATGATCGTCTTCGTGCGCACCAAGCACGAGACCGAGGAGATCGCCGAGAAGCTGCGCGCCCGCGGATTCTCCGCCGCCGCCATCAACGGCGACATCGCGCAGAACCAGCGTGAACGCACCGTCGACCAGCTCAAGGACGGCCGACTGGACATCCTGGTCGCGACCGACGTCGCCGCCCGCGGCCTCGACGTCGAGCGCATCAGCCACGTGTTCAACTTCGACATCCCGAACGACACCGAGTCCTACGTCCACCGCATCGGCCGCACCGGCCGCGCAGGGCGTACCGGTGAGGCGATCCTCTTCGTCACCCCGCGTGAGCGCCGCATGCTGCGTGCCATCGAGCGTGCCACTAACGCCCCGCTCACCGAGATGGAACTGCCCTCGGTCGATGACGTCAACGAGGCCCGCAAGGCCAAGTTCATGGACTCCATCACCGAGGCCCTCGAGTCGAAGCAGATCGACCTGTTCCGCGGCATGATCAAGTCCTACGCCGAAGAGCACGACGTCCCCGTCGAGGACGTCGCCGCAGCTCTGGCCTCCCAGGCCCAGGCCGGCAACGACTTCCTGATGAAGGAGCCCCCGCCGGAGCGTCGCCGTGAGCGCAACGACCGTGACCGTGGTGACCGAGGCGATCGTGGTGGCCGTTTCGACCGCGACGACCGTGGCCCGCGCGGCGGCGGCTCCCGCTTCGACCGCGACGGCGACTTCGCCACCTACCGCCTCGCGGTGGGCAAGCGACAGAACGTCCGCCCGGGCGCCATCGTCGGCGCCCTGGCCAACGAAGGCGGCCTGACCTCCAAGGACTTCGGCCGCATCACCATCGCCGTCGACCACACCCTGGTCGAGCTGCCCAAGGACATGGACAAGTCCGTCCTGGACCGCCTGTCCGACACCCGCATCTCCGGCCAGCTCATCAACATCGAGCCCGACGCCGGCGGACGCCCGCCGCGCCGCTTCGAGCGCGACGACCGTGGTGGCCGTGGTGGTTTCCGCGGCGGCCGTGACCGCGATGATCGCGGCGGCCGAGGCGGCTTCCGTGGCCGTGACGACCGTGGTGACCGCGGTGGTTACCGTGGTCGGGACCGCGATGACCGGGGCGACCGTGGCGGTTTCCGCGGTCGTGACCGTGACGATCGCGGCGGCCGAGGCGGCTGGCGCGACTAG
- a CDS encoding DUF2269 domain-containing protein, with protein sequence MNTILIVLHVLAAVLFIGPATVATSLFPSQAAKAHAGDAKAAGAATVLHKVSSLYGVLAAIVPLLGVAIMFTNSAYWSQGQFHIAITLAVIAWIILLLLVIPRQKKMMGSLGLLDAGDYDPENDRLDDTKWSKTKSQLSMFSGIFALLWVIMLVLMYL encoded by the coding sequence TTGAACACGATTCTCATCGTCCTCCACGTGCTGGCCGCCGTGCTCTTCATCGGCCCCGCCACCGTCGCCACCTCCCTGTTCCCCAGCCAGGCCGCCAAGGCCCACGCCGGTGACGCCAAGGCCGCCGGTGCCGCCACCGTCCTGCACAAGGTTTCCAGCCTCTACGGCGTCCTCGCCGCCATCGTCCCGCTGCTCGGTGTGGCCATCATGTTCACCAACAGCGCCTACTGGTCCCAGGGCCAGTTCCACATCGCCATCACCCTCGCCGTCATCGCCTGGATCATCCTCCTGCTGCTGGTCATCCCCCGCCAGAAGAAGATGATGGGCTCCCTCGGCCTCCTCGATGCCGGCGACTACGACCCGGAGAACGACCGCCTCGACGACACCAAGTGGTCCAAGACCAAGTCCCAGCTCTCCATGTTCAGCGGCATCTTCGCCCTGCTGTGGGTCATCATGCTGGTCCTGATGTACCTGTAA
- a CDS encoding HNH endonuclease family protein, translated as MRPFLFVLILATLWLLLPRGWPEDIPPVTEVPQRARVLGYDRTEFGAGWSPADACTVREAVLLSLIDAAVLTPGCTVTGGTVTDPYTGTVLTADDALEIDHVLPLSAAWDLGAHAWPASRREEFANDPLNLLVVAAPVNRAKSDLLPSEWLPPERGSRCAYAQRLGAVAVAYDLPLPAEDIAVMTRVCRHRVE; from the coding sequence GTGAGGCCCTTTCTCTTTGTCCTGATCCTGGCCACCCTGTGGCTGCTCCTCCCCCGCGGCTGGCCCGAAGACATCCCGCCGGTCACGGAAGTCCCCCAACGCGCCCGCGTCCTCGGCTACGACCGCACCGAATTCGGCGCCGGCTGGTCCCCCGCCGACGCCTGCACCGTCCGCGAGGCCGTGCTCCTCTCGCTTATCGACGCCGCCGTGCTCACCCCCGGCTGCACCGTCACCGGCGGCACCGTCACCGACCCCTACACCGGGACCGTCCTGACCGCCGACGATGCTCTGGAGATCGACCACGTCCTGCCCCTGTCAGCCGCCTGGGACCTCGGGGCGCACGCCTGGCCGGCGTCGAGGCGGGAAGAATTCGCCAACGACCCGCTCAACCTCCTCGTCGTCGCCGCCCCGGTTAACCGCGCCAAATCCGACCTCCTGCCGTCCGAATGGCTGCCACCCGAACGCGGATCCCGCTGCGCCTACGCCCAACGCCTCGGTGCCGTGGCCGTGGCCTACGACCTCCCGCTGCCCGCCGAGGACATCGCCGTGATGACCAGGGTTTGTCGACACCGTGTCGAATAG
- the putP gene encoding sodium/proline symporter PutP: MSETTWFVLAIVIYMGLMLAIGYWSYRKTDKYDDYVLADRGLNPFVAAMSAGASDMSGWLLMGLPGALFLTGMSELWIAIGLLVGAWANWKWVAPRLRSYTEISNNSITLPSFFENRLRDRSRALRVIASIIIIFFFTFYVSSGMVSGGRYFEATFGGEYLTGMLIVAAVTVAYTFIGGFLAVSYTDAVQGMIMFASLIIVPVMALIALDNPSDIWSWAANNDYGPYTDGVGNPTYFNMIAGVSAAAIIGNLAWGFGYFGQPHILVRFMALRTPAEAKQGRWIGVGWMFLCILGATFTAIIGTVFFSQNPDIAVTDREAFETIFLDMGRILFHPLIAGLVLTAVLAAIMSTMSSQLLVVSSSLIEDLYKIVAKKLPNENVLINLSRTAVVVVAVIAGILAVNPSDTILGLVGFAWAGFGSAFGPIVLASLYWKRLNAPGAIAGMITGAVTVFVWGNFFSDIIYEMVPGFILATLVMVAVTLATSKPKPEVTEEFDQAAKLARVTAKNEDTDFETAAVKVERGEV; this comes from the coding sequence GTGAGCGAAACTACCTGGTTCGTTCTGGCCATCGTCATCTATATGGGACTGATGTTGGCCATCGGCTACTGGAGCTACCGGAAGACCGACAAGTACGACGACTACGTCCTGGCCGACCGCGGCCTCAACCCGTTCGTGGCCGCCATGTCCGCCGGCGCGTCCGACATGTCGGGCTGGCTGCTCATGGGCCTGCCCGGTGCGCTCTTCCTCACCGGCATGTCCGAACTGTGGATCGCCATCGGCCTGCTCGTCGGCGCCTGGGCGAACTGGAAGTGGGTCGCACCACGACTGCGCTCCTACACGGAGATCTCCAACAACTCGATCACGCTGCCCAGCTTCTTCGAGAACCGGCTGCGTGACCGTTCCCGTGCGCTGCGCGTCATCGCGTCGATCATCATCATCTTCTTCTTCACCTTCTACGTCTCCTCCGGCATGGTCTCCGGCGGCCGCTACTTCGAGGCGACCTTCGGTGGCGAGTACCTCACCGGCATGCTCATCGTCGCGGCCGTGACCGTGGCCTACACCTTCATCGGCGGCTTCCTGGCCGTGTCCTACACCGACGCCGTGCAGGGCATGATCATGTTCGCCTCCCTGATCATCGTGCCGGTCATGGCACTGATCGCCCTGGACAACCCGTCCGACATCTGGTCCTGGGCCGCCAACAACGACTACGGCCCCTACACCGACGGTGTGGGCAACCCGACCTACTTCAACATGATCGCCGGCGTGTCCGCCGCCGCCATCATCGGCAACCTGGCCTGGGGCTTCGGCTACTTCGGCCAGCCGCACATCCTCGTCCGCTTCATGGCGCTGCGCACCCCCGCCGAGGCCAAGCAGGGCCGCTGGATCGGCGTCGGCTGGATGTTCCTGTGCATCCTCGGCGCCACTTTCACCGCGATCATCGGCACCGTGTTCTTCTCCCAGAACCCGGACATCGCCGTCACCGACCGTGAAGCCTTCGAGACCATCTTCCTCGACATGGGCCGCATCCTGTTCCACCCGCTCATCGCCGGCCTCGTGCTCACCGCCGTCCTCGCCGCGATCATGTCCACCATGTCCTCGCAGCTGCTGGTCGTGTCCTCCTCCCTCATCGAGGACCTGTACAAGATCGTGGCCAAGAAGCTGCCGAACGAGAACGTCCTGATCAACCTGTCGCGCACCGCCGTCGTCGTGGTCGCCGTCATCGCCGGCATCCTGGCCGTCAATCCCTCCGACACCATCCTGGGGCTGGTCGGCTTCGCCTGGGCGGGCTTCGGCTCCGCCTTCGGCCCGATCGTCCTGGCCTCGCTGTACTGGAAGCGTCTCAACGCTCCGGGCGCGATCGCCGGCATGATCACCGGTGCCGTCACCGTGTTCGTCTGGGGCAACTTCTTCAGCGACATCATCTACGAGATGGTCCCGGGCTTCATCCTGGCCACCCTCGTCATGGTCGCCGTCACCCTCGCCACCTCCAAGCCCAAGCCGGAGGTCACCGAGGAGTTCGACCAGGCCGCGAAGCTCGCCCGGGTCACCGCCAAGAACGAGGACACCGACTTCGAGACCGCCGCCGTCAAGGTCGAGCGCGGCGAGGTCTAA
- a CDS encoding DEAD/DEAH box helicase, which produces MPSFLLHGLWMPSGLHLWVEQIQGHRVVLPSSAPENTFPPGARTLLDDRSFRHRVRTELRTPRGRKVTLTIPTAAFAPEQAVAVLNQLAFLLEPGAAATKAQRASIAPDLEWLVRMNAGLTRFAQAGRVVPKLVFEDGMWWPMWQLASGLGERGWLAEMIAAAPGILTANNPDLEDIADTLIHWNASALLEEIGESTRPYPWHDFADSLLNSSPLRRGGPSLLRSINDWKESITAIDLQLVLIVEEPPRDDPDATAGDPEDATWPVRVQVRSGTDSPRPIRVDELDRASVEKLRGAQRRAAGVSDLLDPALRTRFADYASREAGDWDVYLSTSEIVDFIGRDVAKLQAAGFTVMLPKAWSTYETKARLETTEVTDAAVGATKKHFGLDQLVEYNWRMSVGDIELTDEEMTELVNSKSGLIRLRGEWVMADAGALNKITGYMAELAATSRKRRRKELEKAAALAERARALEQPGWEALVADVDKRREEFNRDFSGDGDVGEVTLAELRQLALETMAEEPVEFTGSTWHSALLGGTETPAPTRVDIPDTVHADLRDYQRRGVDWLYWMSRNNLGAVLADDMGLGKTLQLLALLAVEHDRGQVEAPTLVVAPTSVVGNWAKEAHRFVPSLRVLVHHGPDRLRGEALTEALEHTDLMITSYGVVGRDFADLGGVEWDRVVLDEAQAIKNSATRSSKAVRSLPSRHRIALTGTPVENRLSEMRSILDFCNPGVLGSTSFFRNHFAKAIEREQDEVMTERLRRLTAPFILRRLKTDTAIIDDLPEKNEEIITVEMTPEQAALYKALVDDVQLQLEQRHGMARRGLVLATITRIKQICNHPAQYLGDGSAVTVKGRHRSGKVAELMRLLDHAIETGQRMLIFTQYKAFGGILVPYLSDRLGQQIPFLHGGVTKTGRDRMVADFQSPDGPRAMILSLKAGGTGLNLTAASMVVHLDRWWNPAVENQATDRAFRIGQERNVAVYKMITAGTLEESIQDILDGKTELAGAVIGEGEGWITELGPEQLAQLMSYRGREK; this is translated from the coding sequence ATGCCTTCTTTCCTCCTGCACGGTTTATGGATGCCCTCGGGCCTCCACCTGTGGGTCGAACAGATTCAGGGCCACCGCGTCGTCCTGCCCTCCTCGGCGCCGGAGAACACCTTCCCGCCGGGCGCCCGGACGCTTCTCGACGATCGCTCGTTCCGCCACCGCGTCCGCACCGAGCTCCGCACACCCCGGGGCCGCAAGGTCACACTGACCATCCCCACCGCCGCCTTCGCCCCCGAGCAGGCCGTCGCCGTGCTCAACCAGCTGGCCTTCCTGCTCGAGCCGGGGGCGGCGGCGACGAAGGCCCAGCGGGCCTCGATCGCCCCGGACCTGGAGTGGCTGGTGCGCATGAACGCCGGCCTGACCCGTTTCGCCCAGGCCGGCCGCGTGGTGCCCAAGCTCGTCTTCGAGGACGGCATGTGGTGGCCGATGTGGCAGCTGGCCTCCGGGCTGGGGGAGCGGGGCTGGCTCGCGGAGATGATCGCCGCCGCCCCCGGCATCCTCACCGCCAACAACCCCGACCTCGAGGACATCGCGGACACCCTCATCCACTGGAACGCCTCCGCCCTGCTCGAGGAGATCGGCGAATCCACCCGCCCCTACCCGTGGCACGACTTCGCGGATTCGCTGCTCAACTCCTCGCCGCTGCGCCGCGGCGGGCCCTCGCTGCTGCGCTCGATCAATGACTGGAAGGAGTCCATCACCGCTATCGACCTCCAGCTGGTCCTCATCGTCGAGGAACCGCCCCGCGACGACCCGGACGCGACCGCCGGCGACCCGGAGGACGCCACCTGGCCGGTCCGCGTGCAGGTGCGCTCCGGCACCGACTCGCCCCGACCCATCCGGGTCGACGAGCTCGACCGGGCCAGCGTGGAGAAGCTGCGGGGTGCCCAACGCCGCGCCGCCGGAGTCTCCGACCTGCTCGACCCTGCCCTGCGCACCCGTTTCGCCGACTACGCCAGCCGCGAGGCCGGGGACTGGGACGTGTATCTGTCCACCTCGGAGATCGTCGACTTCATCGGCCGGGACGTGGCCAAACTCCAGGCCGCCGGGTTCACCGTCATGCTGCCTAAGGCGTGGTCCACCTACGAGACGAAGGCCCGGCTGGAGACCACCGAGGTCACCGACGCGGCCGTCGGTGCGACGAAGAAGCACTTCGGCCTGGACCAGCTCGTCGAGTACAACTGGCGGATGTCCGTCGGTGACATCGAGCTCACCGACGAGGAGATGACCGAGCTGGTCAACTCCAAGTCGGGGCTGATCCGCCTGCGCGGCGAGTGGGTCATGGCCGATGCCGGGGCGCTGAACAAGATCACCGGCTACATGGCGGAGCTGGCGGCGACGTCGCGGAAGCGGCGCCGGAAGGAACTGGAGAAGGCCGCGGCCCTGGCCGAACGCGCCCGCGCCCTGGAGCAGCCCGGCTGGGAGGCACTGGTCGCCGACGTGGACAAGCGCCGGGAGGAGTTCAACCGGGACTTCTCCGGTGACGGGGACGTCGGCGAGGTCACCCTCGCCGAACTGCGCCAGCTCGCCCTGGAGACCATGGCGGAGGAACCGGTCGAGTTCACCGGCTCCACCTGGCATTCCGCGCTGCTCGGCGGGACCGAGACCCCCGCCCCAACCCGGGTGGACATCCCCGACACGGTGCACGCGGACCTGCGGGACTACCAGCGCCGCGGCGTCGACTGGCTGTACTGGATGTCGCGCAACAACCTCGGCGCGGTGCTCGCCGATGACATGGGCCTGGGCAAGACCCTGCAGCTGCTCGCCCTGCTCGCCGTCGAACACGACCGCGGCCAGGTCGAGGCGCCCACCCTGGTCGTCGCCCCCACCTCGGTGGTGGGTAACTGGGCGAAGGAGGCGCACCGTTTCGTGCCCTCCCTGCGCGTCCTCGTCCACCACGGCCCGGACCGGCTGCGCGGGGAGGCGCTGACGGAGGCGCTCGAGCACACCGACCTCATGATCACCAGCTACGGCGTCGTCGGCCGGGACTTCGCCGACCTCGGCGGCGTCGAGTGGGACCGGGTGGTGCTCGACGAGGCGCAGGCGATCAAGAACTCCGCCACCCGCTCCTCCAAGGCCGTGCGCTCCCTGCCCAGCCGCCACCGCATCGCCCTGACCGGCACCCCGGTGGAGAACCGCCTGTCCGAGATGCGCTCCATCCTCGACTTCTGCAACCCCGGCGTCCTCGGTTCCACGAGCTTCTTCCGCAACCACTTCGCCAAGGCCATCGAACGGGAGCAGGACGAGGTGATGACCGAACGGCTGCGCCGGCTCACCGCCCCGTTCATCCTGCGCCGGCTGAAGACGGACACCGCGATCATCGACGACCTGCCCGAGAAGAACGAGGAGATCATCACCGTCGAGATGACCCCCGAGCAGGCTGCCCTGTACAAGGCCCTGGTCGACGACGTCCAGCTCCAGCTCGAGCAGCGTCACGGCATGGCCCGCCGCGGCCTCGTCCTGGCCACCATCACCCGCATCAAGCAGATCTGCAACCACCCCGCCCAGTACCTCGGCGACGGCTCCGCGGTCACCGTCAAGGGCCGCCACCGCTCCGGCAAGGTCGCCGAGCTCATGCGGCTGCTCGACCACGCCATCGAGACCGGCCAGCGGATGCTCATCTTCACCCAGTACAAGGCCTTCGGCGGCATCCTCGTGCCCTACCTCTCCGACCGCCTGGGCCAGCAGATCCCCTTCCTCCACGGCGGGGTGACCAAGACCGGCCGTGACCGCATGGTCGCCGACTTCCAGTCACCCGACGGCCCGCGTGCGATGATCCTCTCCCTCAAGGCCGGCGGCACCGGGCTCAACCTCACCGCCGCATCCATGGTCGTCCACCTCGACCGCTGGTGGAACCCGGCCGTGGAGAACCAGGCCACCGACCGGGCGTTCCGCATCGGCCAGGAGCGCAACGTCGCCGTGTACAAGATGATCACCGCCGGTACGCTGGAGGAATCCATCCAGGACATCCTCGACGGCAAGACCGAGCTCGCCGGCGCCGTCATCGGCGAGGGCGAGGGCTGGATCACCGAGCTCGGCCCCGAGCAGCTCGCCCAGCTCATGAGCTACCGCGGGAGGGAGAAATAG
- a CDS encoding metallophosphoesterase family protein, with the protein MTSTTFLHTSDLQLGMTRWFLDDDAQGRFDDARLRAIDRLGEVAAERGCAFIVVAGDVFEHNSLSDRVTGRALERLRALPVPVYLLPGNHDPLVADSVFRRIEVDGVHVLSDSTPVPVSPGVEIVGAPLLAKRATTDLVRQALEPLEPTDGIRVLVGHGQAESRSNEDDLALIDLAYAESRVADGTVDVIALGDTHSAGQVGTSGCVWFSGAPETTDFLDHATAGGGETNSGNALVVTVTKSAATDVTVDVEEVAVGEWTFEALDRELLSAEDVTDFLATLDAYPHKDRTVIKYGLRGTLTMTDTRRLEAGLAEHRPVFAALFERERLTDLHLEPGAEELADLGISGFAAGALGELVDAAEADPTARDAVNLFFRLSKEA; encoded by the coding sequence ATGACCTCGACGACGTTCCTGCACACCTCTGACCTGCAGCTGGGCATGACCCGCTGGTTCCTCGACGATGATGCCCAGGGCCGTTTCGACGATGCCCGCCTGCGCGCCATCGACCGGCTCGGTGAGGTGGCCGCCGAGCGCGGGTGCGCCTTCATCGTCGTCGCCGGTGACGTCTTCGAACACAACTCCCTGTCCGACCGGGTCACCGGCCGCGCCCTCGAGCGCCTCCGGGCCCTGCCCGTGCCGGTCTACCTCCTGCCCGGCAACCACGATCCGCTGGTGGCGGACTCGGTGTTCCGGCGGATCGAGGTGGACGGGGTCCACGTCCTCAGTGACTCCACCCCGGTGCCGGTGTCCCCGGGCGTGGAGATCGTCGGCGCCCCGCTGCTGGCCAAACGCGCCACCACGGACCTGGTGCGCCAGGCCCTGGAGCCGCTGGAACCCACCGACGGGATCCGGGTGCTCGTCGGCCACGGGCAGGCCGAGTCACGCTCCAACGAGGACGATCTCGCCCTCATTGACCTGGCGTACGCGGAATCGAGGGTGGCGGACGGCACGGTCGACGTCATCGCTCTCGGCGACACCCACTCCGCCGGGCAGGTCGGCACCTCCGGGTGCGTGTGGTTCTCCGGTGCGCCCGAGACCACCGACTTCCTCGACCACGCCACCGCCGGCGGCGGCGAGACCAACTCCGGCAACGCCCTGGTGGTGACGGTGACCAAGTCCGCGGCCACCGATGTGACCGTGGACGTCGAGGAGGTGGCGGTCGGGGAGTGGACCTTCGAGGCCCTCGACCGGGAACTGCTCTCCGCCGAGGACGTCACCGACTTCCTGGCCACCCTCGACGCCTACCCGCACAAGGACCGCACCGTGATCAAGTACGGGCTCCGCGGCACCCTCACCATGACCGACACCCGCCGCCTCGAGGCCGGGCTGGCGGAACACCGTCCCGTCTTCGCGGCCCTGTTCGAGCGTGAACGCCTCACCGACCTGCACCTGGAACCCGGGGCCGAGGAACTCGCGGACCTCGGGATCAGCGGCTTCGCCGCCGGTGCCCTCGGCGAACTGGTCGACGCCGCCGAGGCCGATCCCACCGCCCGAGACGCCGTCAACCTCTTCTTCCGCCTGTCCAAGGAGGCCTGA